TGCCGCTCGGGCTTGGCGAGGATGTCCTTGTAGTCCTCGATCTCCAGCTCCAGCTCGGCGAGCCGGTCGACGATCTTCTGCCGCTCCAGCGCGGACAGCCGCCGCAGCTGCATCTCCAGGATCGCGTCGGCCTGGACCTCGTCCACGTCGAGCAGCGCGATCAGGCCGGTGCGGGCCTCGTCGACGGTGGGCGACCGGCGGATCAGCGCGATCACCGCGTCCAGCGCGTCCAGCGCCTTGACCAGGCCGCGCAGCACGTGGGCGCGTTCCTCGGCCTTGCGCAGCCGGAACCGGGTGCGCCGGACGATGACCTCGATCTGGTGGTTGACGTAGTACCGGATCACCTGGTCGATGCGCAGCGTGCGCGGCACGCCCTCGACCAGCGCCAGCATGTTCACGCCGAACGTGGTCTGCAGCTGGGTGTGCTTGTAGAGGTTGTTGAGCACGACCTTCGGGATCGCGTCGCGCTTCAAGGTGAACACGATCCGCATGCCGCGACGGCTGTTGGACTCGTCGGCGATGTCGGAGATCCCGCTGATCTTGCCGTCGCGGTGCATCGCCGCGATGTTCTCGATCAGGTTGTCCGGGTTGACCTGGTACGGCAGCTCGGTGACGACCAGCGAGGTGCGGCCCTTGGCGTCCTCCTCGACGGAGACGACCGAGCGCATCTTGATGGAGCCGCGACCGGTGCGGTACGCGTCGGCGATCGCGTTGGTGCCGAGGATGAGGCCGCGGGTCGGGAAGTCCGGTCCCTTGACCCGGCGGATCAGCTCCTCGAGCAGCGTCTCGTCGTCGACGTCGGGGTTCTCCAGCAGGTAGACGACGCCGTCGGCGACCTCGCGCAGGTTGTGCGGCGGGATGTTCGTCGCCATCCCGACCGCGATCCCGCTACCACCGTTGACCAGCAGGTTCGGGATGCGCGCGGGCAGCACGTCCGGTTCCTGCGTGCGGCCGTCGTAGTTGTCGGAGAACTCGACGGTGTCCTCTTCGATGTCGGCGAGCATGTGCATCGCCAACGGCTTCAGCCGCGACTCGGTGTACCGCATGGCCGCGGCCGGGTCGTTGCCCGGCGAACCGAAGTTGCCCTGACCGTCGATGAGGGGGTGGCGCATCGCCCACGGCTGCGCCAGGCGGACCAGGGTGTCGTAGATCGCCGAGTCGCCGTGGGGGTGGTAGTTGCCCATCACCTCACCGACGACGCGGGAGCACTTCACGTAACCGCGGTCCGGCCGGAAGCCGGAGTCGTACATCGCGTAGAGCACCCGGCGGTGCACCGGCTTGAGCCCGTCGCGCACGTCGGGCAGCGCCCGCGCGACGATCACGCTCATCGCGTAGTTGATGTAGGAGTTCTGCATCTCCTGCTGGATGTCGACCGGTTCTACGCGGCCGCTCTCCGGCGGCAGGATGTCCGTCACGAGTGGAGGTTCCTTTCAGGCGAGTTGGGCGGGTTCCTGCGCCGGCGCGACGCGGGAGCGCGAACTCCCGGGGTCGCGGCATGCCAGGCGCTGCGGCCTGGTCACGGCGCTCGATCCCGTTCGAGCGCGTTCGGACGAGGCGAGCCGTGCGGAAGGATCTTTGTTCGGTGTCTTGTCAGCGGCGAAGCCGCTGAGCGGCGACCACCAGAGCAACCGGCACCGCGGCGGGTTCTCAGTGGTTTCCTCGCGAGGACGGCTTTTTCCCTCGTGGCGGAGCCACTCGGGAAAAAGATCCCGCAGCGAGGAAACCACTGAGGTTCCGCTGAGTAACCACCTACGCAGACCATTCCGAGCGGTCCCAGGGTCAGACGTCGAGGAAGCCGACGTCCTTGGCGTTGCGGACGATGAACGAGCGGCGCGCCTCGACGTCCTCGCCCATGAGCACGCTGAACAACTCGTCCGCGGTGGCCGCGTCGTCCAGCGACACCTGCATCAGCAGCCGGGTCTCCGGGTCCATCGTGGTCTCCCACAGCTCCTGCGGGTTCATCTCGCCCAGACCCTTGTAGCGCTGGATGCCGTCGTCCTTCGGCAGCTTGCGCCCGGCGGCGGCGCCCGCCTCCAGCAGTCCGTCGCGCTCCCGATCGGAGTAGGCGAACTCGGGCTCCGCGCGCGGCCACTTGATCTTGTACAGCGGCGGGCGGGCCAGGAACACGTGCCCGTTCTCGATCAGCGGGCGCATGAACCGGAACAGCAGCGTGAGCAGCAGCGTCCGGATGTGCTGGCCGTCGACGTCGGCGTCGGCCATCAGCACGATCTTGTGGTAGCGCAGCTTCGCCAGGTCGAACTCGTCGTGGATGCCGGTGCCCAGCGCGGTGATGATCGCCTGGACCTCGTTGTTCTTGAGGACCTTGTCGATCCGCGACTTCTCCACGTTGATGATCTTGCCGCGGAGCGGCAGGATCGCCTGGAAGCGCGACTCCCGGCCGTCCTTGGCCGAACCGCCCGCCGAGTCGCCCTCGACGATGTAGAGCTCGCACTCCTCCGGGTTGCTGGACTGGCAGTCCTTGAGCTTGCCGGGCAGGCCGCCGATGTCCATCGCGCTCTTGCGCCGCACCAGCTCCTTCGCCCGCCGCGCCGCCATCCGCGCCTGCGCCGAACCGACCGCCTTGTTGATGATCGTCTTGGCGTCGGCGGGGTTGCGCTCGAACCAGTCGTTGAGCCACTCGAAGGCCGCGGTCTGCACGAAGGACTTGACCTCGGTGTTGCCCAGCTTCGTCTTCGTCTGGCCCTCGAACTGCGGCTCGCGGACCTTCACCGACACGATCGCCGCGAGGCCTTCGCGGACGTCGTCGCCGGTGAGGCTGCCGTCCTTCTCCTTGAGGAGCTTCTTCTCCTTCGCGTAGGCGTTGACCACGCGGGTCAGCGCCGAGCGGAAGCCCTCCTCGTGAGTACCGCCCTCGTGCGTGTTGATCGTGTTCGCGAAGGTGTAGACCGACTGGTTGTAGCCGGAGTTCCACTGCATCGCGACCTCCAGCTCCACCCCGGTGCCGGAGGCGTTGAAGGCGACGGCCTTGCGGTGGATCGGTTCCTTCGTCGCGTTGATGTGCTTGACGAAGTCCTCCAGCCCGCCCGGGTAGTGGAAGGTGCGCTCCTTGGCGCGGGCCGCCTGACCGCCCGCGTCCTCGCCAGACTCGTCCTCCTCGGCGAGGCGCTCGTCGCGCAGCACGATGGTCAGCCCCTTGTTCAGGAAGGCCATCTCCTGCAGGCGCCGCGACACCGTCTCCGCGTTGTAGCGGGTGGTCTCGAAGATGTTCGGGTCCGCCCAGAAGGTGATCGAGGTGCCGTTCTTCTTGGTCCCCTCGCCCTTCTTCACGTCGGTGACGGGCTTGGAGTCCTCGTAGCGCTGCCGCCACACGCTGCCGTCGCGGTAGATCTCCGCTTCGAGCGCGCTGGAGAGCGCGTTGACGACCGACACACCGACACCGTGCAGACCACCGGAGACCGCGTAGGAGTCCCCGCCGAACTTGCCGCCCGCGTGCAGCACGGTCAGCACGACCTCCAAGGTCGGCTTCTTCTCCACGGGGTGCATGTCCACCGGGATGCCGCGGCCGTCATCGGTGACCCGCACACCGCCGTCGGCCAGCAACGTCACCTCGACGGTGGTCGCGTACCCGGCCATCGCCTCATCGACGGAGTTGTCCACGACCTCCCACACGAGGTGGTGCAAGCCGCGCTCACCGGTCGAACCGATGTACATGCCGGGGCGCTTGCGGACGGCTTCCAAGCCCTCCAGCACGGTGATCGACGACGCGCTGTATTCGTTCTTCTTTGATGCCACGGGCCTCGGTGTCTCCTCGAACCGGCAGTGTGTCGGGTGGCCCGGCCGTCCTACGGCCGCCTGCGGCACCCGCGCACGGGAGCCCGGCCACAGCGGGCGCGGCTCGTCGTCCGGCCCGGCGCACGCGCGCGACCGGCGGTCGAACGACGGTGCGGACGTAGGGACCGGGCGTTCGGCGACGCGAGCTGCCGCACCCACCCAATTGATTCTACTGGGTCTCCCTGACAGGAGTGCGGCAAGGACACCCCTGAATTCCTCACAGAGCCGATAACTCGGATCGGGATACCATCCGAGACCCGTGAGCACGTCCGCGCGGCTCCTGCGCGGGCTCGCGCGAGCCCGCGGGCTCAGCCGTAGGTGTCCCGCGGGCCGCGCCCCGGCACGTGCCGCGGCCCGTGCCGCCAACTGGGTGCCGCCGGCCCCTGCACCTTGATCTTGCGGACCACGCCTTTGCCGACGCCGTCGGCGATGCGCTGCAGGATCTGCCGCTGCAGCAGGCGCAGCTGGGTCGCCCAGGCCGTCGACTCGGCCTGCACGGTCAGTTCTCCGTCGGACAGCGCGACCGGTTTGGTGTGCTCGGCGATGTCGCCACCGACCAGGCTCGTCCAGCGGGCGAAGACGTGACCGCCGGAGAGCCGGTCGTTCCACCCGTGGTCCGCGGCGATCCGCGAGGCCAGCCTGCCCAGCGGCTGCGGGTCGCGGTCGTCCGCTCCCGGCCCCGACCAGCGGCGGCGCCGCCGGGAACCACCGGCCCCGATGACGCTGCGCTTGGTCCGGCGCTTGGCCTTCGACTTCTCCTTGGCGGCCTGCAGCGCGGCCCGCGCCAGGTCCGATCCGTGCAGCTCAGCGCCGTCGGATCCGAGGGGCGTCGCGCCCGCCGCCGAGTCCTCGGAAGCGGTGGATCGCCCTGCGTGCTCGCCCGATGTCATCGAGTTATCCACACCATCCACAGCCTTATCCCCAGTTGTGGGTAACTTCGGGGAGGGCCCACTCACCCTGCGTGTTTCACCTGGCCGAGGGCCTGCCGACCCGTCACTCGACACGGCTGACCTCCCCGTCCCGAACGTCGAAGCGGGTACCGGCGAGCTCGGCGGGCACGTCCTCCCCCACCGCGGCGGTCACCAGCACCTGCTCGGCGTCCGCGACCAGCTCGGCCAGCCGCGAACGCCGCCGCCGGTCCAGCTCGGCGAACACGTCGTCGAGGATCAAGACCGGCTCCGCGCCATCCTCGGCGAGCAGGTGGTACGAAGCCAGCCGCAACGCCAGCACGAACGACCACGATTCGCCGTGGCTCGCGTAGCCCTTCGCCGGCAGCTCCCCGAGCACCAGGTCCAGGTCGTCGCGGTGCGGTCCGACCAGGGACACGCCCCGCTCCAGCTCCTGACCGCGCACCCGCTCCAGCTCCACGAGCAGCGCGGACTCCAGCGCGGCCCGGTCGGCCCGCGGCCCCATCGGCACGCCGTAGCCCTCCGGGAGCGAGTCGCCGAGGCTGCTGCGGTACCGCAGGTCCGCGACCCGCCCGGCGGGTGCGCTGTCCGTGCCCGTCTCGGCGACGCTGGCATAAGCGCTGGTCACGTGCGGTGCGATGTCGGCGACGAGGTCGAGCCGCGCCGCCAGCAGGTCCGCGCCGTGCTTGGCGAGGTGGCCGTCCCAGACCTCCAAGGTCCGCAGGTCCGGCGCCTGACCACCGCGCCGCGCG
This window of the Saccharopolyspora gloriosae genome carries:
- the gyrA gene encoding DNA gyrase subunit A → MTDILPPESGRVEPVDIQQEMQNSYINYAMSVIVARALPDVRDGLKPVHRRVLYAMYDSGFRPDRGYVKCSRVVGEVMGNYHPHGDSAIYDTLVRLAQPWAMRHPLIDGQGNFGSPGNDPAAAMRYTESRLKPLAMHMLADIEEDTVEFSDNYDGRTQEPDVLPARIPNLLVNGGSGIAVGMATNIPPHNLREVADGVVYLLENPDVDDETLLEELIRRVKGPDFPTRGLILGTNAIADAYRTGRGSIKMRSVVSVEEDAKGRTSLVVTELPYQVNPDNLIENIAAMHRDGKISGISDIADESNSRRGMRIVFTLKRDAIPKVVLNNLYKHTQLQTTFGVNMLALVEGVPRTLRIDQVIRYYVNHQIEVIVRRTRFRLRKAEERAHVLRGLVKALDALDAVIALIRRSPTVDEARTGLIALLDVDEVQADAILEMQLRRLSALERQKIVDRLAELELEIEDYKDILAKPERQRQIIREELMEIVDKYGEDRRTKIVPYEGEVSMEDLIADEDVVVTITRTGYAKRTRTDLYRAQKRGGKGVQGAQLKQDDIVSHFFVCSTHDWMLFFTNKGRVYRAKAYDLPEANRTARGQHVANLLAFQPDEHIAQVMQIKDYTAAPYLVLATKNGLVKKSRLTDFDSNRSGGLIGVNLKDEDELVGAVLCSEEDDLLLVSAEGQSIRFHATDEALRPMGRATSGVLGMRFNTGDELLAMGVVRAGRFVLVATDGGYAKRTEIDDYPVQGRGGKGVLTVQYDRKRGRLVGALIVDLDDELYAITSTGGVIRTTAKEVRKAGRQTKGVRLMNLGDGTSVVAIARSADEAADPDAAGPEPTK
- the gyrB gene encoding DNA topoisomerase (ATP-hydrolyzing) subunit B — its product is MASKKNEYSASSITVLEGLEAVRKRPGMYIGSTGERGLHHLVWEVVDNSVDEAMAGYATTVEVTLLADGGVRVTDDGRGIPVDMHPVEKKPTLEVVLTVLHAGGKFGGDSYAVSGGLHGVGVSVVNALSSALEAEIYRDGSVWRQRYEDSKPVTDVKKGEGTKKNGTSITFWADPNIFETTRYNAETVSRRLQEMAFLNKGLTIVLRDERLAEEDESGEDAGGQAARAKERTFHYPGGLEDFVKHINATKEPIHRKAVAFNASGTGVELEVAMQWNSGYNQSVYTFANTINTHEGGTHEEGFRSALTRVVNAYAKEKKLLKEKDGSLTGDDVREGLAAIVSVKVREPQFEGQTKTKLGNTEVKSFVQTAAFEWLNDWFERNPADAKTIINKAVGSAQARMAARRAKELVRRKSAMDIGGLPGKLKDCQSSNPEECELYIVEGDSAGGSAKDGRESRFQAILPLRGKIINVEKSRIDKVLKNNEVQAIITALGTGIHDEFDLAKLRYHKIVLMADADVDGQHIRTLLLTLLFRFMRPLIENGHVFLARPPLYKIKWPRAEPEFAYSDRERDGLLEAGAAAGRKLPKDDGIQRYKGLGEMNPQELWETTMDPETRLLMQVSLDDAATADELFSVLMGEDVEARRSFIVRNAKDVGFLDV
- a CDS encoding DUF721 domain-containing protein, translating into MTSGEHAGRSTASEDSAAGATPLGSDGAELHGSDLARAALQAAKEKSKAKRRTKRSVIGAGGSRRRRRWSGPGADDRDPQPLGRLASRIAADHGWNDRLSGGHVFARWTSLVGGDIAEHTKPVALSDGELTVQAESTAWATQLRLLQRQILQRIADGVGKGVVRKIKVQGPAAPSWRHGPRHVPGRGPRDTYG
- the recF gene encoding DNA replication/repair protein RecF (All proteins in this family for which functions are known are DNA-binding proteins that assist the filamentation of RecA onto DNA for the initiation of recombination or recombinational repair.) is translated as MYVRHLQVTDFRSWPQADLTFEPGATVLVGSNGQGKTNLVEALGYVATLGSHRVSSDSPLVRYGAQRAFVRASVINGGRELLVDLEITPGKANRARINRGAPGKPRDVLGILRTVLFAPEDLAVVRGDPGERRRFLDELLVSRSPRYAGVRSDYERVLRQRSALLKSAGGARRGGQAPDLRTLEVWDGHLAKHGADLLAARLDLVADIAPHVTSAYASVAETGTDSAPAGRVADLRYRSSLGDSLPEGYGVPMGPRADRAALESALLVELERVRGQELERGVSLVGPHRDDLDLVLGELPAKGYASHGESWSFVLALRLASYHLLAEDGAEPVLILDDVFAELDRRRRSRLAELVADAEQVLVTAAVGEDVPAELAGTRFDVRDGEVSRVE